The Mobula hypostoma chromosome 22, sMobHyp1.1, whole genome shotgun sequence genome includes a region encoding these proteins:
- the LOC134336509 gene encoding uncharacterized protein LOC134336509: protein MAVLISLYLPILFFTMITAEGPDGSVEQFPRSKLAKKGESATIKCKITVRNGKVVGTHFKKNPLWPEDLCYFNGANEIAHIAVSYRDRLNCNKTIDDEESVTIQFRNLQINDTNFYYCTTGIKEAKLSDFHGRGTLLIVSEPDNQTCAANCVEKDVCKLVYLKDPVMITVIIFVAVFMICGLVLLVLYIRKHYHWDQSQRKRAPNSVYEDMNLVRTQSMVR from the exons ATGGCTGTACTAATATCACTCTACCTTCCAATTTTATTCTTCACAATGATTACTGCAGAGGGCCCAG ATGGCTCTGTTGAGCAGTTTCCACGCTCCAAACTGGCAAAAAAAGGAGAATCAGctacaataaagtgtaaaattaCAGTTAGGAATGGAAAGGTAGTGGGTACTCACTTTAAAAAGAATCCTCTATGGCCGGAGGATCTGTGTTATTTCAATGGAGCAAATGAAATTGCACACATTGCAGTATCATACCGGGATCGACTCAACTGTAATAAGACAATCGACGATGAAGAAAGTGTCACCATTCAGTTCAGAAATCTCCAGATAAATGATACTAATTTTTATTATTGTACCACTGGGATCAAAGAGGCCAAACTTTCTGACTTCCATGGAAGAGGAACCCTTCTTATTGTATCAG AGCCTGACAACCAAACCTGTGCAGCAAATTGTGTTGAAAAAGATGTCTGCAAATTAGTTTATTTGAAGGATCCAGTAATGATCACAGTGATTATATTTGTAGCTGTTTTCATGATTTGTGGACTAGTTCTGTTAGTACTCTAC ATAAGAAAACATTACCATTGGGATCAGTCACAACGTAAACGAGCTCCAAACTCAGTGTATGAAGACATGAATCTGGTGCGAACCCAAAGCATGGTACGATAA